A segment of the Candidatus Thermoplasmatota archaeon genome:
GGCCGAGCCCGTCCCGGAGCCCGAGCCCGCCGTCGAGGCGGTCCCCGCCGACCCTCCCGTCGAGGCCTCCTCGCCCGTCGACGACGCGTGGCGCCCGCCCGAACCCGAGCCCGCGCCCGCGGAGCCCGCAACGCCGAGCGCGGCCGAGCTTTGGCCCGAGGAGCGTCTGCCGGCCTCGATCGAGGAGGTCGTCCCCTTCGAGCCCGTCCCCGAGGACGAGGGCGTCCAGACCTTCGAAGTCCTGCCGGACGACGCGCCCGCGGCGGGCGGAACCCCCGTCGACGCGCTCGAAGGGGTGGGCCCCCTCTACGCCACGCGCCTGCGCGAGGCCGGGCTGTCGAACGTGGAGGATTTCCTCGGCCGCGACGCGTGGCAGGTCGCGAACGCGACCGGCATCAGCATCAAGCTCCTCGAGCAGTGGGGCGTCGTCGCGCGCTTCGTCACCCTCGGCGCGTCCGTCGCGCACGCGGAGGCGCTCGCGCGCGTGGGTCTCGCGTCCACGGCCGACCTCGCGGCGGCCGACGCGGGGGATCTCGTGACGCGGCTCAATGCCCACCTCGGCGCGGCGGGCCGCCTCGGCGAGGTGCCGGCCGTGACCGACTTCGACGTGCGACGGTGGCAGGCCGCCGCGCGGAGCTGACCCCCGGCCCTCGGATCCCGCAATCGTCATCCATCCGGAATTTCAGGCGTCGGCCGAAACCCCCTTCCCGCCGGATGCGGCGTCCGTCGATGAGGGGGCCAGGCGCCCGTCGAGTCTCGACCGAACATTCATATACATCGTAGGCCCACGTCCGGTACGGAGCAGGGAATAAACGGTTGACTTTCAACCGCCGCTAACAAGTATCCTCCATGATGCGATTCCCTGCTCCGTCCCTCTTCTACCCCTCCGTCATTTCATCGGCAGAGGTAATCCAGGAAACGTGAGAGGCTCAGCCCTTCGCTCCAGCGCAGGACGTAGAATCCGCCGGGGGAGACCGCGACCTTCGGGAGCCGATC
Coding sequences within it:
- a CDS encoding helix-hairpin-helix domain-containing protein, which gives rise to AEPVPEPEPAVEAVPADPPVEASSPVDDAWRPPEPEPAPAEPATPSAAELWPEERLPASIEEVVPFEPVPEDEGVQTFEVLPDDAPAAGGTPVDALEGVGPLYATRLREAGLSNVEDFLGRDAWQVANATGISIKLLEQWGVVARFVTLGASVAHAEALARVGLASTADLAAADAGDLVTRLNAHLGAAGRLGEVPAVTDFDVRRWQAAARS